A section of the Pediococcus inopinatus genome encodes:
- a CDS encoding flavodoxin family protein — MKILKKVNNQGFGNNVLFINASENVTGNTSKLGNKLLKGNKYRQLNLVDYKIYQIGQKFSDDQFNDVLGVIEQSETVILGTPVYWHTMSGYLKTLLERLSQDSDKDALHDKSIGVFVQGSSPSDTIEPTNSIIKTFARVAGMKYIEMRY; from the coding sequence TTGAAGATCCTTAAAAAGGTAAATAACCAAGGTTTTGGTAATAATGTATTGTTTATCAATGCAAGCGAAAACGTAACTGGCAATACAAGTAAACTAGGCAACAAATTACTCAAAGGTAATAAGTATCGACAATTAAATCTTGTGGATTATAAAATCTATCAAATAGGCCAGAAATTTTCAGATGATCAATTTAACGATGTACTTGGTGTAATTGAGCAGTCTGAAACTGTCATACTGGGAACACCAGTTTACTGGCATACGATGAGTGGCTATTTAAAAACGCTGTTAGAAAGACTTTCACAGGATTCGGATAAAGATGCATTGCATGATAAATCGATTGGTGTATTTGTTCAAGGTTCTAGTCCAAGTGACACTATTGAACCGACCAACAGCATCATTAAAACTTTTGC
- a CDS encoding IS3 family transposase, with protein sequence MRGLNSEKISTKEISEIAIELRQLFQTSIKLILKVIQIPRSTYYYTQSHERRKFDDDQIIQAIDEIRQKDPKYTKKYGYRRLTNALHDLGFKGNHKRVLRIMQEHGWLCHAFNRQTKKYNSYKGLVGKIAANRLKRRFKTDRPYQKLVADVSEFRYGNMGMNERVYLEPVLDLFSGEILAFNISEHPTVKFAIKPLKEALEKLPKLNYRTTVHTDQGFQYQHRHWQQVLKQHHAYQSMSRKATCLDNAAMESFFHIMKAEMMDEHFEDKASLIQAMTEWIGFYNNRRIKTKLNGKSPVKYRELAVQRAA encoded by the coding sequence ATTAGAGGCCTTAACTCGGAAAAAATCAGTACAAAAGAAATCTCAGAAATAGCCATCGAGTTAAGGCAACTATTCCAAACTTCTATCAAACTGATTCTTAAAGTAATCCAAATTCCACGCAGTACCTATTACTACACTCAGAGTCATGAGAGACGTAAATTTGATGATGACCAGATTATTCAAGCAATAGACGAGATTCGCCAAAAAGATCCAAAATACACCAAAAAATACGGCTATCGAAGACTTACAAATGCATTACATGATTTAGGATTTAAAGGTAATCATAAACGCGTTTTGCGAATTATGCAGGAACACGGGTGGTTGTGTCATGCCTTTAATCGACAAACCAAAAAATATAATTCATATAAAGGTTTAGTGGGTAAAATCGCCGCTAATCGCTTAAAGCGACGCTTCAAAACCGATAGACCTTATCAAAAGCTCGTCGCAGACGTTAGTGAATTCAGATATGGAAACATGGGAATGAACGAACGAGTTTACCTCGAACCAGTTCTTGATTTGTTTTCTGGAGAAATTCTAGCATTCAATATTAGTGAACATCCAACAGTTAAATTCGCAATTAAACCGCTTAAAGAGGCTTTAGAAAAGCTACCAAAACTAAATTACCGGACAACAGTCCATACTGACCAAGGCTTTCAGTATCAACATCGACACTGGCAGCAGGTTTTAAAGCAACATCACGCTTATCAAAGCATGTCACGTAAAGCAACTTGTCTTGATAATGCGGCGATGGAGTCATTCTTTCACATTATGAAAGCTGAAATGATGGATGAACATTTTGAAGATAAAGCTAGCTTAATCCAAGCAATGACCGAATGGATAGGTTTTTATAATAATCGTCGAATTAAAACAAAATTGAACGGCAAGTCCCCGGTAAAATACCGAGAACTCGCCGTTCAGAGAGCAGCATAA